A portion of the Candidatus Cloacimonas sp. genome contains these proteins:
- a CDS encoding ImmA/IrrE family metallo-endopeptidase: MARKEYYSYNPDYSVPPGATLKEAMDLLNMGIKDLSLRTGLTEQSIIRIINGKQPITYATAQKIEPVTGISAEFWNNLESHYQERLHKKTILEKRKQLEKFLNKFPLTELVSRGYINSTSNLVEEAYELFKFFQICSIEAFDAVWKKPVILARSSKCFKTNIEMAATWIRMGEIEAEKIPAKPFNKTKFNYTLNKIRTITHNLPENFSSTLIELFAECGVALVLIPCLDKVPWNGASKWIKDDKAMIILNNRGKGEDKFWFSLFHETAHILKHSKKEIWIADKDYSDPKEEEADKFAAEFLIPAKYNERIININSEIDIISIADELSISPAIVVGRYHHLTGRWNQYNHLIKKIELGL; encoded by the coding sequence GGATTTATTGAATATGGGTATAAAAGATCTGTCCCTTAGAACAGGTCTTACAGAACAAAGTATTATTAGAATAATAAATGGCAAACAACCCATTACTTATGCAACTGCACAAAAAATCGAACCGGTTACAGGAATCTCCGCTGAATTTTGGAATAATCTTGAATCACATTATCAAGAGCGACTGCATAAGAAAACTATTTTAGAGAAGAGAAAGCAATTGGAAAAATTTCTAAACAAATTTCCCCTTACCGAACTTGTTTCTCGTGGTTATATAAATTCAACCAGTAATTTAGTGGAAGAGGCATATGAACTTTTTAAATTCTTTCAGATATGTTCTATTGAGGCCTTTGATGCTGTTTGGAAAAAACCGGTAATTTTAGCAAGAAGTTCCAAGTGTTTTAAAACCAATATTGAAATGGCAGCTACTTGGATTAGAATGGGAGAAATTGAAGCTGAGAAAATACCTGCTAAACCTTTTAACAAAACAAAGTTTAACTATACCCTAAATAAGATAAGAACAATAACTCATAATCTGCCTGAGAATTTCTCTTCTACCCTGATAGAACTCTTTGCTGAGTGCGGAGTTGCTTTAGTTTTAATTCCCTGTTTGGACAAAGTTCCTTGGAATGGCGCTTCTAAATGGATAAAAGACGATAAGGCGATGATTATTTTAAATAACAGAGGTAAAGGTGAAGATAAATTTTGGTTTTCCTTATTTCACGAAACAGCGCATATATTAAAACACAGTAAAAAAGAAATCTGGATAGCTGATAAGGATTATAGTGATCCTAAGGAAGAAGAAGCAGATAAGTTTGCTGCTGAATTTTTAATTCCCGCAAAATATAATGAGAGAATTATCAATATCAACTCCGAAATTGATATTATTTCAATTGCGGATGAATTATCCATTAGTCCGGCTATTGTAGTTGGCAGATATCATCATTTAACCGGACGATGGAATCAGTATAATCATCTTATCAAAAAAATAGAATTGGGTTTATGA